From Etheostoma cragini isolate CJK2018 chromosome 14, CSU_Ecrag_1.0, whole genome shotgun sequence, the proteins below share one genomic window:
- the LOC117957009 gene encoding cell division control protein 42 homolog yields the protein MQTIKCVVVGDGAVGKTCLLISYTTNKFPSEYVPTVFDNYAVTVMIGGEPYTLGLFDTAGQEDYDRLRPLSYPQTDVFLVCFSVVSPSSFENVREKWVPEISHHCPRTPFLLVGTQVDLRDDTNTLEKLAKNKQRALTCESGEKLARELKAVKYVECSALTQRGLKNVFDEAILAALEPPDNKPKKRCVLL from the exons ATGCAGACTATAAAGTGTGTGGTGGTCGGTGATGGTGCCGTGGGAAAGACTTGCCTCCTCATCTCCTACACCACCAACAAGTTTCCCTCTGAATACGTCCCCACG GTTTTTGATAATTATGCAGTGACAGTGATGATCGGCGGCGAGCCATACACTCTAGGACTGTTTGACactgcag GTCAGGAGGACTACGACAGGCTGCGGCCGCTCAGCTACCCTCAGACCGACGTCTTCCTCGTCTGTTTCTCTGTCGTATCGCCTTcctcttttgaaaatgtcagagAGAAG TGGGTGCCGGAGATTTCCCACCACTGCCCGCGGACCCCCTTCCTGCTGGTCGGGACTCAGGTGGATCTGAGAGACGACACCAACACTCTGGAGAAACTGGCCAAGAACAAACAGCGAGCTCTGACCTGTGAGAGCGGAGAGAAACTGGCCCGTGAGCTGAAGGCCGTCAAATACGTGGAGTGTTCAGCTCTCACACAG AGAGGACTGAAGAACGTGTTCGACGAGGCCATCCTGGCGGCTCTGGAGCCTCCGGACAACAAACCCAAGAAGCGCTGCGTCCTGCTATAG